Proteins from a single region of Thermogemmata fonticola:
- a CDS encoding TRAFAC clade GTPase domain-containing protein: MKPMHALNLGVYGCIRAGKTLFLYQLLRYWQQKQQVIQLSDKGVKFLETVQSEIERYKGSLPTMSNWGEIPVQVRRGDSQPDWDLTFRDLTGEWLEKGVDKLDSADRDNLIQEQVRQCDAFLFFFNPVHPEYQKDLDEYYQREFQRAEKFLEYVLKERQNQHLPTVFVLTCKDQWEDRSDIRVKLQNWIERVHRKLQELYDHYLRGHYPQEFVEQQGVFLEVCSTGRSPQDNQQLEKVVDRLADLVHRSRRQRQQIRRRGLRALLLSVAVLAGLGGLGWWLVNREPPTPPSLPTPPIEVRLRELEELLKTHPTAARLPSVKEAEEINKHLAWLVPELDPNASGAADVAESTRQHMRELLERTSQLILEKTRKADPTPEALAVLAAYLKKLPDASDISPPLAQAQQRYWELQRTACLQQLAEIIRRRQEVASPPLDTFVELANKLREMEQQVRQDEVFLPQARRNLREQLQTAATFCEDRLKQKGYTVHFRVTSAHCVLKEEEEVTWRGLNFASPGYPFIPPPYGLVPKAEGPGKIPCATIQPSYPLRIGLGTPVECALYIWEASEQQWRMWHKFNLTTEPGPYAPLGMPLHPADGEKREISLRYENHEVNLEFFNFQPIPALLREAVALARKEKKS; this comes from the coding sequence ATGAAACCGATGCACGCGCTTAACCTCGGCGTCTATGGCTGTATCCGAGCCGGTAAGACGCTCTTCCTCTACCAGCTCCTCCGCTATTGGCAGCAGAAGCAACAGGTGATTCAGCTTTCGGACAAAGGCGTGAAATTCCTGGAGACCGTCCAAAGCGAAATCGAAAGATACAAAGGCTCGCTGCCCACGATGAGCAACTGGGGCGAAATCCCGGTGCAGGTCCGCCGAGGGGACAGCCAGCCGGACTGGGACCTGACCTTCCGCGATCTCACCGGCGAATGGCTCGAAAAGGGCGTGGATAAACTCGACTCCGCAGACCGTGATAACCTGATCCAGGAGCAGGTCCGCCAATGTGACGCCTTCCTCTTCTTCTTCAATCCGGTCCATCCCGAATACCAAAAAGACCTCGATGAGTATTACCAACGGGAGTTCCAGCGGGCGGAAAAGTTCCTCGAATACGTCCTGAAGGAACGCCAGAACCAGCATCTGCCCACCGTCTTCGTGCTGACCTGCAAGGACCAGTGGGAAGATCGCTCCGACATCCGCGTGAAACTCCAGAATTGGATCGAGCGGGTGCACCGCAAGCTCCAGGAGCTGTACGACCATTATTTGCGCGGCCACTATCCGCAAGAGTTTGTCGAGCAGCAAGGTGTTTTCCTGGAAGTGTGTTCCACGGGCCGCAGTCCCCAAGATAACCAGCAACTGGAGAAGGTGGTCGATCGCCTGGCGGATCTGGTGCACCGCTCCCGCCGCCAGCGGCAGCAAATCCGCCGCCGGGGTCTGCGTGCTCTGCTGCTGAGCGTTGCGGTTCTCGCGGGCCTGGGGGGCTTAGGCTGGTGGTTGGTCAACAGGGAGCCACCCACCCCGCCGTCTCTCCCGACGCCTCCCATCGAGGTACGCCTCCGCGAGCTGGAAGAGCTGCTGAAGACTCATCCGACGGCAGCGCGTCTCCCCTCCGTCAAGGAGGCCGAGGAGATCAACAAGCATCTCGCCTGGCTGGTCCCGGAGCTGGATCCCAACGCCAGCGGCGCGGCGGATGTGGCCGAATCGACCCGCCAACACATGCGTGAACTTTTGGAGCGCACCAGCCAGCTTATCCTGGAGAAAACCCGCAAGGCGGACCCCACCCCGGAGGCGCTCGCGGTCCTGGCGGCCTACCTCAAGAAGCTGCCGGATGCCAGCGACATCTCCCCTCCGTTGGCTCAAGCCCAGCAGCGCTACTGGGAGTTGCAGCGCACCGCCTGCCTCCAGCAGCTCGCTGAGATCATCCGCCGACGCCAGGAGGTCGCCTCGCCACCCCTCGATACCTTTGTGGAACTCGCCAACAAACTGCGGGAGATGGAACAGCAGGTTCGGCAAGATGAGGTCTTCCTCCCCCAAGCGCGCCGCAACCTGCGGGAACAGCTCCAGACCGCTGCCACCTTCTGCGAAGACCGCCTCAAGCAGAAGGGCTACACCGTACACTTCCGCGTGACCTCGGCCCACTGTGTCCTGAAAGAGGAAGAGGAAGTGACCTGGAGAGGCCTAAACTTTGCATCCCCCGGATATCCTTTCATACCACCCCCTTACGGCCTCGTGCCCAAAGCCGAAGGTCCCGGCAAAATCCCGTGCGCCACCATCCAGCCCTCCTATCCCCTCCGCATCGGCTTAGGCACACCGGTCGAGTGTGCTCTGTACATCTGGGAGGCCTCCGAGCAACAGTGGCGAATGTGGCACAAGTTCAACTTGACTACCGAGCCAGGTCCTTATGCTCCTTTAGGCATGCCTCTGCATCCCGCGGATGGGGAGAAACGAGAAATCTCCCTCCGCTACGAGAACCATGAAGTGAACCTGGAGTTCTTCAACTTCCAGCCGATTCCCGCTTTGCTTCGTGAAGCTGTGGCGCTGGCCAGGAAGGAGAAGAAGTCATGA
- the cmr4 gene encoding type III-B CRISPR module RAMP protein Cmr4, which yields MSEATTNSSTQTDPQAGALLFIHAQTGLHPGSGTALGTVDLPVQRERHTQWPIIPGSTLKGILRDACRRRGGNNADLFAAFGPETAEADKHAGALSLTDARILAFPVRSLKGVFAWVTCRAVLERLKRDLKLALPNGNALNLSAEWPSEDKKEWALCQQNSPLLIDGDKLVLEEFEFKRTGDADAFAAWLSQHAVADDATQKRLQSHLVVLHNDDFTHFARHATEIVARVGLDYERKTVKSGALFYEEFLPAETLFYSVVLASSSRRDGHNRSAQQILQYLRDNMPSVLQIGGDETIGKGLCAVRLDING from the coding sequence ATGAGTGAAGCGACAACCAACTCTTCGACACAAACAGACCCTCAAGCGGGTGCCTTGCTGTTCATCCACGCCCAGACCGGCTTGCATCCGGGATCAGGTACGGCCCTGGGCACCGTGGACCTGCCCGTGCAGCGCGAACGCCACACCCAATGGCCCATCATCCCCGGCTCGACCCTCAAGGGCATCCTCCGGGACGCCTGTCGAAGGCGGGGAGGAAACAATGCCGACTTGTTCGCAGCCTTCGGTCCAGAAACCGCCGAAGCGGACAAACACGCCGGCGCTCTCAGCCTGACGGACGCCCGCATCCTGGCCTTCCCAGTCCGCTCGCTCAAAGGGGTCTTTGCCTGGGTCACCTGCCGGGCTGTGCTGGAACGACTCAAACGGGACTTGAAGCTAGCGCTGCCAAACGGCAACGCGCTGAATCTCTCTGCTGAGTGGCCGTCCGAGGACAAGAAAGAGTGGGCGCTGTGCCAGCAAAACAGCCCATTGCTCATCGACGGCGATAAGCTGGTCCTGGAAGAATTCGAGTTCAAGCGAACGGGCGATGCTGATGCATTTGCTGCCTGGCTGTCGCAACACGCGGTAGCGGATGATGCGACGCAAAAACGATTGCAGAGCCACCTCGTCGTTTTGCATAACGATGACTTCACCCACTTCGCCCGACATGCCACTGAGATCGTCGCCCGCGTCGGCTTGGATTACGAACGCAAGACAGTCAAATCCGGAGCACTCTTTTACGAGGAATTCCTGCCCGCCGAGACACTCTTTTACTCCGTCGTGCTGGCCAGCTCCAGCCGCCGGGATGGGCACAACAGGAGCGCCCAGCAAATCCTCCAGTACCTGCGTGACAACATGCCGTCTGTGCTGCAAATCGGCGGAGATGAGACGATCGGCAAAGGGCTGTGTGCCGTGCGGCTTGACATCAACGGATAA
- the cmr6 gene encoding type III-B CRISPR module RAMP protein Cmr6 has product MNGLILPQSTVQLLSRVPDAQRHPGLQLDKFSIPGNQMAQKQALDHVCRTSGDSGLLNDLAARRRSLGNTLPGYTAFRATTTSPLALHLARASALENAGICLHPLYGFAYLPGSGLKGMARAYAETIWLPAQSDQKQAWRDIEDVFGWAPHPDRRQQIHDPNHPAEVRRQDDHDPKSPEISASSGNIIFHDAWPESWPKLIVDIVNNHHPEYYQAEPNDNAHPPGDWENPVPVYFLAVPPGVTFTFPLAKRHRDVPDRLVELARDWLLGALCHLGAGAKTATGYGAFRPVEGNAPPPPSQRRLTFETTLELVTPAFLAGANQQAEDCDLRPATLRGLLRWWWRTMHAGFLDVKTLRALEAAIWGDTNSSGAVRILLEPMGDVSPQPYDKRSKANFKDEQKRSHHGIPGEDPRKVTQGLWYASYGMDETSKGQRKQRHYLEPGARWRLRLVARPTRYFANRQDASDPAKARQGRQITAEQALEQAKAALWLLCHFGGVGSKARKGFGSLAADSLTNYTRENCQRSAEQLRQGLGLPNTFQAARAESPSWQQVLGPVEVAFSWPNIWSVLDQVGFAYESAAHLRAHNPSKLALGLPRQIHGPRPHPLPHQNPATHRPPRRLHGPMGGRHASPVHIHIERRDSGWVVRVVAFPAAHLPDLNTSRTFLEEFLRDFGSDLQRRADLSPPSAPPGQGTASPSQRAPSHFTGPALPKPGERVEAVLLEEKTKKGGWKARHVTSNISGPIVNSGEVPADKKAGDIVPLIVQSANEREIAFRWPTAADEQRAQKSQGKPKGGPGGWRPRDR; this is encoded by the coding sequence ATGAACGGATTAATCCTTCCTCAAAGTACGGTCCAACTTCTCAGTCGGGTACCCGACGCCCAGCGACATCCCGGTTTGCAACTCGACAAGTTCAGCATTCCGGGCAACCAGATGGCTCAGAAACAGGCTTTGGATCACGTCTGCCGCACGTCCGGCGACTCCGGCTTGCTGAACGATCTAGCCGCACGGCGCCGGTCGCTTGGGAACACGTTGCCGGGTTACACCGCTTTCCGAGCAACCACCACCAGCCCGCTGGCGCTGCATCTGGCCCGTGCCTCGGCCCTGGAAAACGCCGGCATCTGCCTGCATCCGCTCTACGGCTTCGCCTATCTCCCCGGCAGCGGACTGAAGGGCATGGCCCGCGCCTATGCCGAGACCATTTGGCTTCCGGCACAATCGGACCAGAAGCAAGCCTGGAGAGACATCGAGGACGTCTTCGGCTGGGCGCCCCACCCCGATCGCCGCCAACAGATCCATGATCCCAACCATCCCGCCGAAGTGCGCCGCCAGGATGACCACGATCCCAAATCCCCCGAAATCTCGGCATCTTCCGGCAACATCATCTTCCACGACGCCTGGCCGGAATCCTGGCCCAAACTGATCGTGGACATTGTCAACAATCACCACCCGGAGTACTACCAGGCCGAGCCGAATGACAACGCTCATCCACCGGGCGACTGGGAGAACCCGGTGCCGGTGTACTTCCTGGCGGTGCCGCCAGGTGTCACGTTCACTTTTCCTCTGGCGAAGCGCCACAGGGATGTGCCCGATCGGTTGGTGGAACTGGCCCGCGACTGGCTCCTGGGCGCCCTCTGCCATCTCGGCGCCGGTGCGAAGACCGCCACCGGCTACGGCGCCTTCAGACCTGTCGAAGGGAACGCTCCGCCGCCGCCAAGCCAAAGGCGTTTGACTTTTGAAACCACACTGGAACTGGTCACACCCGCCTTCCTCGCTGGAGCCAATCAGCAAGCCGAGGATTGCGACCTGCGGCCGGCCACCCTGCGCGGACTCCTGCGCTGGTGGTGGCGGACGATGCACGCCGGCTTTCTTGACGTGAAAACACTCCGGGCACTCGAAGCCGCCATCTGGGGCGATACCAACAGCAGCGGAGCCGTGCGAATTCTGCTTGAGCCGATGGGGGACGTTTCACCTCAGCCGTATGACAAGCGAAGCAAAGCCAATTTCAAGGATGAGCAGAAGCGATCACATCACGGCATTCCTGGAGAGGACCCTCGGAAGGTCACGCAGGGGTTGTGGTACGCCTCCTATGGCATGGATGAAACAAGCAAAGGGCAGAGGAAGCAGCGCCACTACCTCGAACCCGGAGCACGCTGGCGCTTGCGGCTGGTGGCTCGCCCGACCCGCTACTTTGCCAATCGCCAGGATGCTAGCGATCCCGCGAAAGCCCGACAGGGCCGGCAAATCACCGCAGAGCAAGCCCTGGAACAAGCGAAGGCTGCCCTCTGGCTGCTATGCCACTTCGGCGGCGTCGGCTCCAAGGCCCGCAAAGGCTTCGGCTCCCTCGCTGCAGATTCCCTGACAAACTACACCCGCGAAAATTGCCAACGCAGCGCCGAGCAGTTGCGCCAAGGATTGGGATTGCCGAATACCTTTCAAGCGGCTCGCGCTGAATCGCCGTCTTGGCAGCAGGTACTTGGACCTGTGGAGGTGGCTTTTTCCTGGCCGAATATCTGGAGCGTGCTGGACCAGGTAGGCTTCGCTTACGAATCGGCTGCCCACCTACGCGCGCACAATCCGAGCAAGCTCGCCCTAGGCCTTCCTCGTCAGATTCATGGACCCCGACCTCATCCACTTCCGCACCAAAACCCTGCAACACACCGACCGCCTCGAAGGCTACACGGTCCCATGGGAGGCCGCCATGCCTCGCCCGTCCACATCCACATCGAACGCCGTGACAGCGGCTGGGTGGTCCGCGTGGTTGCCTTCCCGGCAGCGCACCTGCCCGACCTCAACACCAGCCGGACGTTCCTGGAAGAATTCCTCCGTGACTTCGGCAGCGATTTGCAAAGACGAGCCGACTTATCACCTCCTTCGGCTCCTCCTGGTCAAGGAACGGCCTCTCCATCTCAACGGGCACCTTCTCATTTCACAGGACCGGCTTTGCCTAAGCCGGGAGAGCGGGTGGAAGCCGTTTTGCTCGAGGAGAAAACCAAGAAAGGCGGCTGGAAGGCCCGTCATGTGACGAGCAATATCTCCGGTCCGATTGTCAATTCCGGGGAAGTGCCTGCTGACAAGAAGGCTGGCGATATCGTACCGTTGATCGTGCAGTCGGCGAATGAGCGGGAAATCGCCTTTCGCTGGCCGACCGCTGCCGACGAGCAGCGTGCGCAGAAATCGCAAGGCAAACCCAAAGGCGGTCCCGGAGGATGGCGACCGCGTGATAGGTAG
- a CDS encoding TIGR04255 family protein, which produces MTGMAEIPSLPPIPRRLRREPLIEAIWQAVFEKLPVPGDFLAGILYAELCQGRQDWQSQRLPTADIPAAVAEQNPHLRYAAKYRIEVPGEPVLYQVGDRIVSVHCLRPYIGWSAFREKIGRVQEALAKTGSIPGPARHILRYPDFVPLKEMPDLSGLQVQLAIGQQVIRGEPLELRVELAYQGHVHTLRVVTQARVRLGEGTDKQEGTVVDLETRADCSQDWSRIAEQLDGMHQASKALFFQQLFQPEMIARWEPEY; this is translated from the coding sequence ATGACAGGCATGGCCGAGATTCCCTCCCTGCCGCCGATTCCCAGGCGCCTGCGCCGCGAACCTCTCATCGAGGCCATCTGGCAGGCGGTTTTCGAGAAGCTCCCGGTTCCGGGGGACTTTCTCGCCGGGATTCTCTACGCCGAGCTGTGCCAGGGCCGCCAGGATTGGCAGTCCCAGCGTTTGCCCACCGCCGACATTCCCGCCGCCGTGGCCGAGCAGAATCCCCACCTGCGCTATGCGGCGAAGTATCGGATCGAGGTCCCCGGCGAGCCGGTCTTGTATCAAGTGGGCGACCGGATCGTGTCGGTGCACTGTCTGCGTCCCTATATAGGGTGGTCCGCCTTTCGGGAGAAAATTGGGAGAGTGCAGGAGGCGTTGGCCAAAACCGGCTCGATTCCCGGCCCCGCGCGGCATATCCTGCGCTACCCGGATTTCGTGCCGCTGAAGGAGATGCCGGACCTGAGCGGCTTACAGGTGCAGCTGGCGATTGGCCAGCAGGTGATTCGGGGTGAGCCTCTGGAGTTACGGGTGGAGCTGGCCTACCAGGGTCATGTGCACACGCTGCGGGTGGTGACGCAGGCGCGGGTCCGCCTGGGGGAGGGAACGGACAAGCAGGAAGGCACAGTGGTGGACCTGGAGACGCGGGCGGATTGCTCGCAGGACTGGTCACGGATTGCCGAGCAGTTGGACGGGATGCACCAGGCGTCCAAAGCGTTGTTTTTCCAGCAGCTTTTCCAGCCCGAAATGATCGCCCGCTGGGAGCCGGAGTATTGA
- the cmr3 gene encoding type III-B CRISPR module-associated protein Cmr3, whose amino-acid sequence MSMATTVALGLEPLDVLFFRDGRPFRVGTEQIVSGLPLPQTVAGAIRQALLQEARCDFARLRHALGEGRSFAEAVKQTCQPDHHWIGQVVVRGPWLARWLNQEKEEQEKHEKYEVLVPAPAILHKPKKGSVDRLRRLHPLPDGQLPGWFPPQDQQGLRPLWLKELAVTEPAEGYLTPAGLEQFLRGEEVAAEAVVPASKLFAFDHRTGIGIHPDRLTAAESQIYSLSFLALKQDVFLYVEVVLPAEIADPELLRNITHLPLGGEGKQVKVHSLPQSFAWPNQRPQGEKQKPLVLLTTPCPFQAGWKPQALNGCLVAAAVPGSLAFSGWDLARGGPKPTRFAVPAGSVYFLESGPNPWPQSLAESDEDRQLGWGCCLTGVWNP is encoded by the coding sequence ATGAGCATGGCCACCACCGTAGCTCTCGGTCTGGAACCGCTCGACGTGCTTTTTTTCCGCGACGGCCGGCCGTTCCGTGTCGGTACGGAGCAGATCGTAAGCGGCTTGCCTTTACCGCAGACGGTCGCCGGCGCCATCCGCCAGGCACTGTTACAAGAGGCGAGGTGCGACTTCGCCCGTCTCCGACACGCCCTCGGGGAAGGTCGGTCGTTTGCCGAGGCGGTAAAACAAACCTGTCAACCAGATCACCACTGGATCGGCCAGGTTGTCGTGCGCGGACCGTGGCTGGCCCGCTGGCTCAATCAGGAAAAAGAGGAACAAGAGAAACATGAGAAATACGAGGTGCTCGTCCCTGCGCCGGCGATCCTGCACAAGCCCAAAAAAGGATCGGTGGACAGACTGCGACGGCTCCATCCCCTGCCTGACGGGCAGCTTCCCGGCTGGTTCCCCCCGCAGGATCAGCAAGGCCTACGTCCGCTGTGGCTCAAGGAGCTGGCCGTCACGGAGCCAGCAGAGGGATACCTCACACCAGCCGGTCTGGAGCAGTTCCTGCGGGGCGAGGAGGTGGCCGCTGAGGCGGTGGTTCCCGCAAGCAAGTTGTTCGCCTTCGACCACCGCACAGGGATCGGCATCCACCCTGACCGCTTGACTGCCGCCGAGTCGCAAATTTACAGCCTGAGTTTTCTCGCCTTGAAGCAGGATGTGTTTCTCTACGTGGAGGTCGTCCTGCCAGCCGAGATTGCCGACCCAGAACTGCTCCGCAACATCACCCATTTGCCACTCGGCGGCGAGGGGAAACAGGTGAAGGTGCACTCCTTGCCTCAGTCTTTTGCCTGGCCAAATCAACGACCCCAGGGCGAGAAGCAGAAACCGCTCGTGCTGCTGACAACGCCCTGTCCCTTCCAGGCCGGCTGGAAACCCCAGGCTTTGAACGGCTGCCTGGTAGCAGCGGCAGTGCCCGGTTCGCTCGCCTTCTCCGGCTGGGACCTGGCCCGTGGCGGACCCAAACCGACCCGCTTCGCCGTCCCCGCTGGCAGTGTGTATTTCCTGGAATCTGGCCCCAACCCTTGGCCGCAGAGCCTGGCCGAAAGCGATGAGGATCGCCAACTCGGCTGGGGCTGCTGCCTAACAGGAGTTTGGAACCCATGA
- a CDS encoding putative CRISPR-associated protein, with amino-acid sequence MARLLICTVGTSLLTNPDRPWAPWQRTKPLPEPAVVDAWLTTADPVTASAETNTLRAVGLTTDDRVCLLHSDTPEGQFCSQRLLAYLRAGRCREAEERKLNALHYHQGSFAQRGLRSLVDETIAAIRRARDQLLEPVLCATGGFKAEIAFLNLLGALLKVEVCYIHEQFREVIRLPRLPLAWDARFVLQHRDFFDWIEQEPRASTEVESWLRSRPELRPLVEDDPDGHTYLSAAGNLLFQVAREELALEPRAVWPPAANLSPEEKVGLSSLGHRRPHGWDKFVDRLAAIDCVKRIVYDTAALSGPRVRVLSAAEGKIAVRYESGDNVLPLVVFTTAQGEAQTELVADYIRNRLR; translated from the coding sequence ATGGCCCGCTTGTTGATCTGCACTGTCGGCACCTCGCTGCTGACCAACCCTGACCGTCCCTGGGCTCCTTGGCAACGCACGAAACCTCTGCCGGAGCCAGCAGTAGTCGATGCCTGGCTGACCACGGCTGACCCCGTTACGGCCAGCGCCGAAACCAACACGCTCCGCGCCGTCGGCCTGACCACCGACGACCGCGTGTGCCTACTCCATTCTGACACCCCAGAAGGTCAATTCTGCTCGCAGCGACTTCTGGCCTATCTGCGCGCTGGACGTTGCCGCGAAGCTGAAGAGCGCAAACTCAACGCGCTCCACTACCACCAAGGAAGCTTCGCCCAACGGGGTCTGCGCAGCCTCGTGGATGAAACCATCGCCGCAATTCGGCGAGCACGCGACCAATTGCTGGAACCTGTTCTCTGTGCTACTGGCGGTTTCAAGGCCGAGATCGCCTTTCTCAACCTGCTCGGCGCCTTGCTCAAGGTCGAGGTCTGCTACATCCACGAGCAGTTCCGCGAGGTTATCCGCCTGCCCCGCCTCCCCTTGGCTTGGGATGCCCGCTTTGTTCTGCAGCACCGGGACTTCTTCGACTGGATCGAGCAGGAGCCACGGGCCAGCACAGAAGTAGAAAGCTGGTTAAGGAGTCGGCCTGAATTGCGTCCCCTAGTGGAAGACGATCCCGACGGTCACACCTACCTGAGTGCGGCGGGAAATCTTCTCTTCCAGGTGGCCCGAGAGGAACTTGCCCTGGAACCGCGGGCCGTTTGGCCGCCGGCCGCCAATTTGTCACCGGAAGAGAAGGTTGGTCTTTCCAGCCTCGGGCACCGTCGGCCGCACGGCTGGGACAAGTTCGTGGATCGGCTTGCGGCCATCGATTGCGTGAAACGGATCGTTTATGATACCGCCGCGCTCAGCGGCCCGCGCGTCCGGGTGTTGAGCGCCGCGGAAGGGAAGATCGCCGTTCGCTACGAATCCGGCGACAACGTTCTGCCGCTCGTAGTCTTTACAACGGCCCAAGGTGAAGCACAGACCGAATTGGTTGCTGACTATATTCGCAACCGCTTACGTTAA
- a CDS encoding Zn-binding domain-containing protein has translation MIVYFDASALVKRYVEEEGSALVRDLLTSEPIAATSVISLLELPNVRLRRRERITCNEEERLREGYELQVTYRFAPPESGQRLREADVVAGGQPLLRLLYAPAATIAYINHGWKYECRPQGFLIDLDSGELLTDSAVETPRPASASEATPPESLRLWVWETQDLLLVRFLNPELRENDVVQTSLQYALQRGIEQTFQLEERELGVARLGEGPWKSLLFYEAAEGSLGVLRRLMDEPSALSEVAQSALAICHYNPDGTEQARACQQACYECLLSYTNQLEANLLNRQAIRDLLQQLTACQVQPRLSSHRSEERRSYEEHLAYLRARTQSALERNFLEFLEQHGYRLPADAQKSLAEPRCIADFFYQPNVLVFCDGPPHDTSHQRRIDEQQRRELVACGYRVVVIRWDQDFHQQVRAYPEIFGLSRTARPGS, from the coding sequence GTGATTGTCTATTTTGATGCCAGCGCCCTGGTCAAGCGTTACGTCGAAGAGGAAGGCTCCGCCTTGGTGCGGGATTTGTTGACTTCGGAACCCATAGCAGCCACGTCAGTCATTTCCCTTTTGGAACTGCCGAACGTCCGTCTGCGCCGCCGGGAGCGGATTACCTGCAACGAGGAAGAACGCCTCCGCGAAGGGTACGAACTCCAGGTGACCTATCGCTTCGCACCGCCCGAATCCGGCCAGCGCCTGAGGGAAGCCGACGTGGTCGCCGGTGGTCAGCCCCTGCTGCGGTTGCTCTACGCTCCCGCCGCCACCATCGCTTACATCAACCACGGCTGGAAATACGAGTGCCGGCCCCAGGGATTCCTCATCGATCTGGATTCAGGAGAACTCTTGACAGACAGCGCAGTGGAAACCCCCCGGCCTGCCTCGGCCTCAGAAGCCACGCCTCCGGAATCGCTGCGGCTGTGGGTCTGGGAAACTCAGGATTTGCTCCTCGTGCGGTTCCTCAACCCAGAACTCCGCGAGAATGACGTGGTGCAGACCAGTCTCCAGTACGCCCTCCAGCGGGGGATCGAGCAGACCTTTCAACTGGAGGAAAGGGAGCTTGGCGTGGCACGCTTGGGGGAAGGCCCGTGGAAGTCTCTGCTGTTTTACGAAGCCGCCGAAGGAAGCTTAGGAGTTCTGCGGCGCCTCATGGACGAACCATCTGCCCTGTCCGAGGTCGCCCAGTCGGCCCTGGCCATCTGCCACTACAACCCCGACGGCACCGAGCAAGCCCGCGCCTGCCAACAGGCCTGCTACGAATGCCTGCTGAGCTACACGAACCAGTTGGAAGCGAACCTCCTGAACCGCCAAGCAATCCGCGACTTGCTCCAGCAACTCACCGCCTGCCAGGTGCAGCCGCGCCTCAGTTCTCACCGCTCCGAGGAACGCCGCAGTTACGAGGAGCACCTGGCCTACCTCCGCGCCCGGACCCAGTCCGCCTTGGAACGGAATTTCCTGGAATTCCTGGAGCAGCACGGGTATCGGCTCCCCGCTGACGCCCAGAAGTCCCTCGCGGAACCTCGCTGCATCGCCGATTTCTTCTACCAGCCTAACGTGCTCGTCTTTTGCGACGGCCCGCCTCACGACACCTCCCACCAGCGCCGCATCGACGAGCAGCAACGCCGCGAACTGGTCGCCTGCGGCTATCGGGTGGTGGTCATCCGCTGGGACCAGGATTTCCACCAGCAAGTCCGCGCCTATCCGGAGATTTTCGGCCTGAGCCGCACGGCTCGCCCTGGAAGCTGA
- the cmr5 gene encoding type III-B CRISPR module-associated protein Cmr5, which translates to MAETTNDSAQTLDQRRANHAWNAVQRAKQKQDQHERQDPKKFGGQVKKLPTRILAAGLGQALAFLKAKDYAPGLLAELSDWIKTRIPPRKGEPDDLLERIIQGNSDFLRRATDEVLAYLVWLNRFAEAEGLTEGEES; encoded by the coding sequence ATGGCAGAAACAACGAATGATTCCGCGCAAACGCTCGACCAGCGCCGAGCCAACCATGCCTGGAATGCGGTCCAGCGAGCCAAGCAGAAGCAAGACCAGCATGAGAGGCAGGACCCCAAGAAGTTCGGCGGGCAGGTCAAAAAGCTGCCGACGCGCATTCTGGCCGCCGGCCTGGGACAGGCCCTGGCATTCCTGAAGGCGAAAGACTACGCGCCGGGGCTGCTCGCCGAACTGAGCGACTGGATAAAGACGCGCATCCCGCCTCGAAAGGGTGAACCGGACGACCTTCTGGAGCGGATCATCCAGGGCAACTCCGACTTTCTCCGCCGGGCGACCGATGAGGTGCTAGCGTATCTCGTCTGGCTCAACCGCTTCGCCGAGGCCGAGGGACTGACGGAAGGAGAGGAATCATGA